From the Microbacterium sp. W4I4 genome, one window contains:
- the pyrF gene encoding orotidine-5'-phosphate decarboxylase, translating into MPQSSEIAASPEIAASFGVRLRAALDAHGPLCVGIDPHAALLEQWGLSQDAEGLRSFGLAVVEAAAGRVGVVKPQVAFFERFGSKGFAALEDVIASARSAGLLVLSDAKRGDIGSTMAGYASAWVEPGAPLESDAVTVSPYLGPESLRETITTAVRAGKGVFVLAATSNPEAASLQTARTVDVAAADDQTVAQRVVRDITWANGSPAFAGGLGPVGVVIGATVDLAEAGLDVRSLAGTPILAPGFGAQGARPEDLVPRFGALAGQVLASESRSILGAGPQGIAAVIAERAARYQEVLRG; encoded by the coding sequence ATGCCCCAGTCCTCCGAAATCGCCGCGTCGCCCGAGATCGCCGCGTCGTTCGGCGTGCGCCTTCGCGCGGCGCTGGATGCGCACGGCCCGCTCTGCGTCGGCATCGATCCGCATGCGGCGCTGCTCGAGCAGTGGGGCCTGTCGCAGGACGCCGAAGGGCTGCGCTCGTTCGGACTCGCGGTGGTGGAGGCCGCCGCGGGCAGGGTCGGCGTGGTCAAGCCGCAGGTCGCGTTCTTCGAGCGCTTCGGGTCGAAGGGCTTCGCCGCACTCGAGGATGTCATCGCGAGCGCGCGGTCCGCCGGGCTGCTCGTGCTGTCCGACGCGAAGCGCGGTGACATCGGCTCGACGATGGCGGGATACGCGTCGGCATGGGTCGAGCCGGGTGCGCCCCTGGAATCGGATGCCGTGACCGTCAGCCCCTACCTCGGGCCCGAGTCGCTGCGCGAGACCATCACGACCGCGGTGCGGGCGGGCAAGGGCGTGTTCGTGCTGGCGGCCACCAGCAACCCCGAGGCCGCGTCGCTGCAGACCGCACGCACGGTCGACGTCGCCGCCGCTGACGACCAGACCGTCGCGCAGCGCGTCGTCCGCGACATCACCTGGGCGAACGGATCTCCCGCCTTCGCGGGCGGGCTGGGTCCGGTCGGCGTGGTGATCGGGGCGACCGTCGACCTCGCAGAGGCGGGGCTCGACGTCCGGTCCCTGGCCGGCACGCCGATCCTCGCGCCCGGTTTCGGCGCACAGGGCGCGAGGCCGGAGGACCTGGTTCCCAGGTTCGGCGCACTCGCGGGGCAGGTGCTCGCGAGCGAGAGCCGCAGCATCCTCGGCGCGGGACCGCAGGGGATCGCTGCAGTCATCGCGGAACGGGCCGCACGGTATCAGGAGGTTCTTCGTGGCTGA
- the gmk gene encoding guanylate kinase, translated as MAEHRIVPEVDRQAASQRALERRRGRASIKRDLTTRVTTGQEVLRQAVQDPDSDAATMRVTDFLLALPAIGTGKRDRILEELHISPVKRLGGLGVRQLAALSGWLDERFPPHSARPGRSRLLVLAGPTAVGKGTVAAHIRESHPQIHLSVSATTRSPRPGEIDGVHYYFVDDETFDRMISDDQLLEHATVHNKYRYGTPRGPVDAALAEGRTVLLEIDLQGARQVRAAEPSATLVFLLPPTWDELVQRLIGRGTEDAEERARRLRTARKELAAQNEFDYLVVNADVATAAREVVELNSGSAR; from the coding sequence GTGGCTGAACATCGCATCGTCCCTGAGGTCGACCGCCAGGCGGCGTCCCAGCGGGCACTGGAGCGACGACGCGGTCGCGCCTCGATCAAACGCGACCTGACCACGCGCGTCACGACGGGTCAGGAAGTCCTGCGACAGGCGGTGCAGGATCCCGACTCGGATGCCGCGACCATGCGCGTGACCGACTTCCTGCTCGCGCTGCCCGCGATCGGCACGGGCAAGCGCGACCGCATCCTGGAGGAGCTGCACATCTCGCCGGTCAAGCGACTGGGCGGGCTCGGCGTGCGTCAGCTCGCCGCGCTGTCGGGCTGGCTCGACGAGCGCTTCCCTCCGCACTCGGCGCGTCCCGGACGCAGCCGGCTGCTGGTGCTCGCCGGACCGACCGCTGTCGGCAAGGGAACGGTCGCCGCGCACATCCGCGAGAGTCATCCGCAGATCCACCTGTCGGTGTCCGCCACCACCCGATCCCCGCGGCCGGGCGAGATCGACGGCGTGCACTACTACTTCGTCGACGACGAGACGTTCGACCGGATGATCTCCGATGACCAGCTGCTCGAGCACGCGACGGTCCACAACAAGTACCGTTACGGCACTCCGCGCGGTCCCGTGGATGCGGCACTGGCCGAGGGCAGGACGGTTCTGCTCGAGATCGATCTGCAGGGTGCACGCCAGGTGCGCGCCGCGGAGCCGTCCGCGACCCTGGTGTTCCTGCTGCCGCCCACGTGGGACGAGCTCGTGCAGCGGCTGATCGGCCGGGGCACCGAGGACGCCGAGGAGCGCGCCCGCCGACTGCGCACCGCGCGCAAGGAGCTGGCGGCCCAGAACGAGTTCGATTACCTCGTCGTGAACGCCGACGTCGCCACGGCGGCGCGGGAGGTCGTAGAATTGAACTCAGGCTCTGCGCGCTGA
- the rpoZ gene encoding DNA-directed RNA polymerase subunit omega: protein MAGHNQGIIDPPIDNLLERVSSKYELVIFASKRARQINDYYSDLHEGNLFDNVGPLVDSSVEDKPLTIALHEINEDKLRIRHAE, encoded by the coding sequence ATGGCCGGACACAATCAGGGCATCATCGACCCGCCGATCGACAATCTGCTGGAGCGCGTCTCCTCGAAGTACGAGCTCGTGATCTTCGCGTCCAAGCGCGCGCGCCAGATCAACGACTACTACTCCGACCTGCACGAGGGCAACCTCTTCGACAACGTGGGCCCGCTGGTCGACTCGTCCGTCGAGGACAAGCCCCTCACGATCGCTCTGCACGAGATCAACGAGGACAAGCTCCGCATCCGTCACGCCGAGTGA
- the metK gene encoding methionine adenosyltransferase, whose amino-acid sequence MSALRLFTSESVTEGHPDKICDQISDSILDGLLAVDRDSRVAVETLVTTGLVHVAGEIRTEGYVDIPTIVRDVVNGIGYTSSDMGFDGSSCGVSISVGEQSTDIAHGVDQAQEQRDGGSTDPRDELGAGDQGIMFGFATNETPQLMPMAAWTAHRIAERLTEVRRSGELDFLRPDGKTQVTLGYDGFTPKSIEAVVLSTQHHPDISQDELKALVREKVIDPVLAQTGLDLSEDLTYYINPAGPFVTGGPKGDAGLTGRKIIIDTYGGAARHGGGAFSGKDPSKVDRSAAYAMRWVAKNVVAAGLADRAEVQVAYAIGVARPVGLYVETFGTGTVSDDAIIRAIESVFDLRPQAIIEDLDLLRPIYAQTAAYGHFGRELPDFTWERIDRAEELRRAAGV is encoded by the coding sequence ATGAGCGCCCTGCGCCTGTTCACGTCCGAGTCCGTCACCGAGGGGCACCCCGACAAGATCTGCGATCAGATCTCCGACAGCATCCTCGACGGTCTGCTGGCGGTCGATCGCGACTCCCGTGTGGCGGTGGAGACCCTGGTGACCACCGGACTCGTGCACGTGGCCGGTGAGATCCGCACCGAGGGCTACGTCGACATCCCCACGATCGTGCGCGACGTCGTCAACGGCATCGGCTACACCTCCAGCGACATGGGCTTCGACGGCTCGTCCTGCGGTGTGAGCATCTCGGTGGGGGAGCAGTCCACCGACATCGCACACGGCGTCGATCAGGCGCAGGAGCAGCGCGACGGGGGCTCCACCGACCCGCGCGACGAACTCGGCGCGGGCGACCAGGGCATCATGTTCGGCTTCGCGACGAACGAGACCCCGCAGCTCATGCCGATGGCCGCGTGGACCGCGCACCGCATCGCCGAGCGACTCACCGAGGTGCGCCGCTCGGGCGAGCTGGACTTCCTGCGCCCCGACGGCAAGACCCAGGTCACGCTGGGCTACGACGGCTTCACGCCGAAGTCCATCGAGGCGGTCGTGCTGTCCACCCAGCACCACCCCGACATCTCGCAGGACGAGCTGAAGGCGCTCGTGCGCGAGAAGGTCATCGACCCCGTGCTCGCGCAGACCGGACTCGACCTGTCCGAGGATCTGACCTACTACATCAACCCGGCAGGGCCCTTCGTCACCGGCGGTCCGAAGGGCGACGCGGGGCTGACCGGCCGCAAGATCATCATCGACACCTACGGCGGCGCAGCCCGCCACGGCGGCGGCGCATTCAGCGGCAAGGACCCGTCGAAGGTCGACCGCTCCGCGGCCTATGCGATGCGCTGGGTGGCCAAGAACGTCGTCGCCGCAGGACTCGCCGATCGCGCCGAGGTGCAGGTGGCCTACGCCATCGGCGTCGCCCGCCCCGTCGGTCTGTACGTGGAGACGTTCGGCACCGGAACGGTCTCCGACGATGCGATCATCCGCGCCATCGAGTCCGTGTTCGACCTGCGCCCGCAGGCCATCATCGAGGATCTCGACCTGCTGCGTCCGATCTACGCGCAGACCGCCGCCTACGGCCACTTCGGCCGCGAGCTGCCCGACTTCACGTGGGAGCGCATCGACCGCGCAGAAGAGCTGCGTCGCGCTGCCGGCGTCTGA
- a CDS encoding primosomal protein N': MAPDPVESAEQPPASAGGARRIARVLIDSPLPQLDRLFDYALPDALGEVTPGVRIKAPLRTAGRVIDGFIVEIDVEPDAGRTLSEIDSVVSSTVVMPDRLYRLARRAADRAAGAASDILRLAIPKRQVRVEKAWRSPAAAPVPDDAALTRARTAVAAYDGLDALLAESGRAAVEAIPVAQDDVPAWALLMASAAALQLAEGRSSVLVVPDYRDQDVLLAALATLVDDEAVVRHDARQPNPDRYRAFLRTLDDAPCVVVGNRSAVYSPARAGLVAIWDDGDALLAEPLAPYVHARDAALIRQEEEGSALLLLGHTRSTDAERLVVHGWLQDITATRRVTPQVRLSTPQELEQTGQRVPSSAFATARAAIAEGPVLVQVARPGFAPTLVCAGCRAPARCAHCGGPLGARRRGAVPVCGWCGRSANSWHCPECSSDQVRLASSGTERTADELGRAFPGVRVIVSDGAHPLQHVDSKPALVVATRGAEPAAAGGYRAVILLDGARMLQAPELRIGESCLRWWANAASLAAPGAPIHLVGVNGPVARALATWSPAAYARSELEARLPLHMPPTARVAQIDGLPASVRTALGALAEIGISGDAVLGPLPSGDDGRVRALVRFGYAAGQGVASVLRAAVVADAAQRRRGRGAPRVSLSVHLDILEPEI, translated from the coding sequence GTGGCCCCGGACCCGGTCGAATCGGCGGAGCAGCCGCCCGCGAGCGCGGGCGGTGCGCGCCGCATCGCCCGCGTGCTCATCGACTCGCCGCTTCCGCAGCTGGATCGACTGTTCGACTACGCATTGCCGGACGCGCTCGGCGAGGTCACGCCCGGCGTGCGGATCAAGGCACCGCTGCGCACCGCGGGGCGGGTGATCGACGGCTTCATCGTCGAGATCGACGTCGAACCGGATGCCGGTCGCACGCTCTCCGAGATCGACAGCGTGGTCTCGTCGACGGTGGTCATGCCCGACCGCCTGTACCGGCTCGCTCGTCGCGCCGCGGATCGGGCTGCGGGCGCGGCATCCGACATCCTGCGACTCGCGATCCCCAAGCGTCAGGTGCGCGTCGAGAAGGCCTGGCGCTCTCCCGCGGCCGCCCCCGTCCCGGATGACGCGGCCCTGACGCGCGCTCGCACAGCCGTCGCCGCCTACGACGGTCTGGACGCCCTGCTGGCCGAGTCCGGTCGCGCCGCGGTGGAGGCCATCCCGGTCGCGCAGGACGACGTCCCCGCATGGGCTCTGCTGATGGCATCCGCCGCGGCCCTGCAACTGGCCGAGGGCCGCTCCAGCGTGCTGGTGGTTCCCGACTACCGCGACCAGGACGTCCTGCTCGCCGCTCTCGCGACCCTCGTCGACGACGAAGCCGTGGTCCGCCACGACGCCAGACAGCCCAACCCCGATCGCTACCGCGCATTCCTGCGCACCCTCGACGACGCGCCCTGCGTGGTCGTGGGCAACCGCTCGGCGGTCTACTCGCCCGCACGCGCCGGGCTCGTCGCTATCTGGGATGACGGCGACGCACTGCTCGCCGAACCGCTCGCCCCGTATGTGCACGCGCGCGACGCCGCTCTGATCCGTCAGGAGGAGGAGGGCAGCGCGCTGCTGCTGCTCGGGCACACCCGCTCCACGGACGCCGAACGGCTCGTCGTGCACGGGTGGCTGCAGGACATCACCGCGACGCGCCGGGTGACGCCGCAGGTGCGGCTGAGCACCCCACAGGAGCTCGAGCAGACCGGTCAGCGCGTTCCCTCCAGCGCCTTCGCGACGGCTCGCGCGGCGATCGCCGAAGGCCCCGTGCTCGTGCAGGTCGCGCGCCCCGGGTTCGCTCCGACTCTCGTCTGCGCCGGATGCCGTGCGCCGGCGCGATGCGCGCATTGCGGCGGCCCGCTGGGAGCACGCCGCCGTGGTGCTGTGCCGGTGTGCGGATGGTGCGGGCGCTCCGCCAACTCCTGGCACTGCCCGGAGTGCTCCTCCGATCAGGTGCGGCTGGCGTCCTCCGGCACGGAGCGGACGGCCGACGAGCTGGGCCGAGCATTCCCCGGCGTGCGCGTGATCGTCTCCGACGGAGCTCACCCGCTGCAGCACGTCGACTCCAAGCCGGCACTCGTCGTCGCCACCCGCGGCGCCGAGCCGGCCGCCGCCGGCGGCTACCGCGCCGTGATCCTGCTCGACGGGGCGCGGATGCTGCAGGCACCCGAGCTGCGCATCGGCGAATCCTGCCTGCGCTGGTGGGCCAACGCCGCATCGCTGGCGGCCCCCGGTGCCCCCATCCATCTGGTCGGCGTGAACGGTCCGGTGGCACGCGCGCTGGCGACCTGGTCGCCCGCCGCATACGCGCGCAGCGAACTCGAGGCGCGGCTGCCGCTGCACATGCCTCCGACCGCACGCGTCGCGCAGATCGACGGCCTGCCGGCTTCCGTGCGCACCGCGCTGGGCGCGCTGGCGGAGATCGGGATCTCCGGTGACGCCGTACTCGGGCCCCTGCCCTCGGGAGACGACGGACGCGTGCGCGCGCTGGTCCGCTTCGGCTACGCGGCCGGCCAGGGCGTCGCGAGCGTGCTGCGGGCCGCGGTGGTCGCGGATGCCGCCCAGCGACGCCGTGGCCGAGGTGCGCCACGGGTGTCGCTCTCCGTGCACCTCGATATCCTCGAACCAGAGATCTGA
- the fmt gene encoding methionyl-tRNA formyltransferase codes for MRLVFAGTPAVAVPTLHALAARHEIAAVVTRPDAPQGRKRVLTPSPVAAAAEALGLPVIRAARLDDEATAQIAALDADLGVIVAYGGIVREPLLSAPRHGWINLHFSLLPAWRGAAPVQRALIAGDTELGVSVFQLVPALDAGDVFAMQTVDIPADATADTALAILAEAGAGVTDDVVTGIAGGTATATVQEGTITLAPKLVFEDGALDWTQPVASVFARYRGVTPEPGAHTTIDGARLKILAAAPAADAPSLAPGEVFATKTAVLIGCGAGALEVTRVQPAGKGAMNAADWWRGLRADESVRAGS; via the coding sequence ATGCGCCTCGTCTTCGCAGGCACGCCCGCCGTCGCCGTGCCCACCCTGCACGCCCTCGCCGCCCGTCACGAGATCGCCGCGGTGGTCACCCGACCCGACGCGCCCCAGGGACGCAAGCGCGTCCTGACCCCCTCCCCGGTCGCCGCGGCGGCCGAGGCGCTCGGGCTTCCGGTGATCAGGGCGGCCCGACTGGATGACGAGGCGACGGCGCAGATCGCCGCCCTGGACGCGGATCTCGGTGTCATCGTCGCCTATGGCGGGATCGTCCGTGAGCCGCTGCTGTCCGCACCGCGGCACGGCTGGATCAACCTGCACTTCTCTCTGCTGCCGGCGTGGCGCGGCGCGGCTCCCGTGCAGCGGGCACTCATCGCCGGCGACACCGAGCTCGGAGTCAGCGTCTTCCAGCTCGTCCCGGCACTCGATGCCGGTGACGTGTTCGCCATGCAGACGGTCGACATCCCGGCAGATGCGACGGCCGACACGGCGCTGGCCATCCTGGCCGAGGCGGGCGCCGGCGTCACCGACGACGTGGTCACGGGAATCGCCGGTGGCACCGCGACGGCGACCGTCCAGGAGGGCACCATCACGCTCGCCCCCAAGCTCGTTTTCGAGGACGGCGCACTGGACTGGACGCAGCCGGTGGCGTCCGTGTTCGCGCGATACCGGGGTGTGACGCCCGAGCCCGGCGCGCACACGACCATCGACGGCGCGCGGCTGAAGATCCTCGCCGCCGCGCCCGCCGCAGATGCCCCGTCACTCGCACCTGGTGAGGTGTTCGCCACGAAGACCGCCGTCCTGATCGGCTGCGGTGCCGGAGCCCTGGAGGTGACGCGCGTGCAGCCCGCAGGCAAAGGGGCGATGAACGCCGCCGACTGGTGGCGCGGCCTCCGCGCCGACGAGTCCGTGCGAGCCGGCTCATGA
- a CDS encoding RsmB/NOP family class I SAM-dependent RNA methyltransferase produces MSAAEKGKRGIQPARWVAYDVLRAVTDDDAYANLLLPKLIVEAGLNPADAGLATELAYGTLRRRGTYDAIIAVAAGRPVEEIDPAVLDALRLATHQLLATRVAPHAAVNESVNLVAAEVGRGASGFANAVLRRIARDDAGVWQERIEADARSDDERLALRTAHPVWVIRALRRALAAEGRGDELDELLHADNVSPEVTLVALPGLAERGEPARPYAATAFASPGGDPREVLRDAAGTIRVQDEGSQLVALALASAAPVRAGERWLDLCAGPGGKTALLAAIAHRDGVQLEANEVVPVRAGLVRKALRPLPIDVPVHEQDGREFAAQHPGAFDRILVDAPCTGLGALRRRPEARWRKSPADVAELVVLQTQLLDAAIDALAPGGIVAYVTCSPHLAETSGVVSEVLRHRDDVTELDAQAVMAEVATAPIDLASAPDAEARRVQLWPHRHGTDAMFLALLQRQDRTAQEG; encoded by the coding sequence ATGAGCGCCGCAGAGAAGGGCAAACGCGGCATCCAGCCCGCCCGCTGGGTCGCCTACGACGTGCTGCGCGCGGTGACCGACGACGACGCCTACGCGAATCTGCTGCTGCCGAAGCTGATCGTCGAGGCAGGGCTCAACCCGGCGGATGCCGGACTCGCGACCGAGCTCGCGTACGGCACGCTGCGACGCCGCGGCACCTACGACGCGATCATCGCGGTTGCCGCAGGGCGCCCGGTCGAGGAGATCGATCCCGCCGTCCTGGATGCGCTGCGACTGGCGACCCATCAACTGCTGGCCACCCGCGTGGCCCCGCACGCAGCGGTCAACGAATCCGTGAACCTCGTCGCCGCCGAGGTCGGACGCGGCGCCTCGGGCTTCGCGAACGCCGTGCTGCGGCGCATCGCCCGAGACGACGCCGGGGTCTGGCAAGAGCGCATCGAAGCCGATGCGCGCTCCGACGACGAACGACTCGCCCTTCGCACCGCGCACCCGGTCTGGGTGATCAGGGCGCTTCGTCGCGCCCTGGCCGCAGAGGGCCGCGGCGACGAGCTCGACGAGCTGCTTCACGCGGACAACGTCTCGCCCGAGGTCACGCTGGTGGCACTGCCAGGGCTGGCCGAGCGCGGCGAGCCGGCACGGCCCTACGCGGCCACGGCCTTCGCGTCACCCGGAGGCGATCCGCGCGAAGTGCTCCGCGATGCGGCCGGAACGATCCGCGTGCAGGACGAGGGCTCGCAGCTCGTCGCCCTGGCCCTGGCATCCGCCGCGCCCGTCCGCGCGGGGGAGCGGTGGCTGGACCTGTGCGCGGGCCCCGGCGGGAAGACCGCGCTTCTTGCCGCCATCGCTCACCGCGACGGCGTGCAGCTGGAGGCCAACGAGGTCGTGCCGGTGCGCGCCGGTCTGGTCCGCAAGGCACTGCGTCCGCTGCCGATCGACGTGCCCGTGCATGAGCAGGACGGCCGCGAGTTCGCGGCGCAGCATCCGGGCGCCTTCGACCGCATCCTCGTCGACGCGCCCTGCACCGGACTCGGCGCCCTGCGCCGCCGTCCGGAGGCGCGCTGGCGCAAGTCGCCCGCCGACGTGGCCGAGCTGGTCGTGCTGCAGACGCAGCTGCTGGATGCCGCGATCGACGCCCTCGCCCCGGGTGGAATCGTCGCCTATGTGACCTGCTCGCCGCATCTGGCCGAGACCTCGGGCGTCGTGTCCGAGGTGCTGCGGCACCGCGACGACGTCACCGAGCTCGATGCGCAGGCCGTCATGGCCGAGGTGGCCACCGCGCCGATCGATCTCGCCTCGGCCCCCGACGCGGAAGCCCGACGCGTGCAGCTGTGGCCCCACCGTCACGGAACGGACGCCATGTTCCTCGCGCTGCTGCAGCGCCAAGACCGCACTGCTCAGGAAGGATGA
- the rpe gene encoding ribulose-phosphate 3-epimerase codes for MNLPTSPRINPSILAADFVNMQRDLARIATADFAHVDVMDNHFVPNLTFGPQMVERIQATSPIPLDVHLMISDPDRWAPGYAELGAASVTFHLEAAADPVTLARRLRDMGARAGVAIKPGTAGEALYDILDEFDQVLVMTVEPGFGGQGFMPETMPKLRALRDEARRRGSDVWLQVDGGISASTIEQAAQAGADTFVAGSAVYGADDIEAAVTRLRDLARAASLES; via the coding sequence GTGAATCTCCCCACCTCACCCCGCATCAACCCCAGCATTCTCGCCGCGGACTTCGTCAACATGCAGAGGGATCTCGCCCGCATCGCCACGGCCGACTTCGCGCACGTCGATGTGATGGACAACCACTTCGTCCCGAACCTCACCTTCGGGCCGCAGATGGTCGAACGCATCCAGGCGACAAGCCCCATCCCGCTGGACGTGCACCTGATGATCTCCGATCCGGATCGTTGGGCTCCCGGCTACGCGGAGCTGGGCGCGGCGAGCGTCACATTCCATCTCGAAGCCGCCGCCGACCCGGTCACGCTCGCCCGCAGGCTGCGGGACATGGGGGCGCGTGCCGGTGTCGCGATCAAGCCCGGAACCGCCGGCGAGGCGCTCTACGACATCCTCGACGAGTTCGATCAGGTGCTGGTCATGACCGTGGAGCCCGGCTTCGGGGGACAGGGTTTCATGCCCGAGACCATGCCCAAGCTGCGCGCCCTGCGCGACGAGGCCCGCCGCCGCGGATCGGACGTCTGGCTGCAGGTCGACGGCGGAATCTCCGCCTCCACGATCGAACAGGCGGCACAGGCGGGGGCCGACACGTTCGTCGCCGGGTCCGCCGTGTACGGCGCCGACGACATCGAGGCGGCCGTCACCCGGCTCCGGGATCTCGCCAGAGCGGCTAGCCTGGAATCGTGA
- a CDS encoding phosphoribosyl-ATP diphosphatase has product MKTFDELFAELQRTAETRPEGSGTVAQLDRGVHAIGKKIVEEAAEVWMAAEYESDENAAEEISQLLYHLQVMMLAKGLSLEDVYRHL; this is encoded by the coding sequence GTGAAGACATTCGACGAGCTGTTCGCCGAGCTCCAGCGCACCGCCGAGACCCGCCCCGAGGGCTCCGGGACGGTCGCCCAGCTGGACCGCGGCGTGCATGCGATCGGCAAGAAGATCGTCGAAGAGGCCGCCGAGGTGTGGATGGCCGCGGAGTACGAGAGCGACGAGAACGCGGCTGAGGAGATCTCCCAGCTGCTGTACCACCTGCAGGTGATGATGCTCGCCAAGGGGCTGAGCCTGGAGGACGTCTACCGACATCTGTGA
- the hisG gene encoding ATP phosphoribosyltransferase translates to MLRIAVPNKGSLSETAAEMLAEAGYTGRRDPKTLHVIDADSDVEFFYLRPRDIATYVASGALDVGITGRDLLRDVRQDDAREIEQLGFARSTFRFAAPPGRYQTIADLEGVRVASAYPGLVDDFLREHGVTAELVPLDGAVESAVQLGVADVIADVVETGTTLRQAGLEIFGPVIIESEAVLISRPGDVPGTARLLRRLRGVMVARRFVLLDYDLPARLVDEAAAIAGGRESPTISPLRDPEWVAVRVMIPRKGMNQVMDDLYALGARAILVTAIHAARL, encoded by the coding sequence ATGCTGCGCATCGCCGTTCCGAACAAGGGCTCGCTCTCCGAGACCGCCGCCGAGATGCTCGCCGAAGCCGGGTACACCGGCCGGCGTGATCCCAAGACCCTGCACGTCATCGACGCCGACAGCGACGTCGAGTTCTTCTACCTGCGTCCCCGCGACATCGCCACGTACGTGGCCTCCGGCGCCCTCGACGTGGGCATCACCGGTCGGGATCTGCTGCGCGACGTGCGCCAGGACGACGCGCGCGAGATCGAGCAGCTGGGCTTCGCCCGCTCGACCTTCCGCTTCGCCGCCCCTCCCGGCAGGTATCAGACCATCGCCGACCTCGAGGGCGTGCGCGTCGCATCCGCCTACCCGGGCCTGGTCGACGACTTCCTGCGCGAGCACGGCGTCACCGCTGAACTGGTGCCGCTGGACGGCGCCGTCGAGTCGGCCGTGCAACTGGGCGTCGCCGACGTGATCGCCGACGTCGTCGAGACCGGCACCACCCTCCGCCAGGCCGGCCTGGAGATCTTCGGACCGGTGATCATCGAGTCCGAGGCCGTCCTGATCAGCCGCCCAGGAGACGTCCCCGGCACCGCACGTCTGCTGCGCCGCCTGCGCGGCGTGATGGTCGCCCGTCGCTTCGTCCTGCTGGACTACGATCTGCCCGCCCGCCTGGTCGACGAGGCGGCCGCCATCGCCGGTGGCCGGGAGTCGCCGACGATCTCGCCGCTGCGCGACCCCGAGTGGGTCGCCGTGCGCGTCATGATCCCGCGCAAGGGCATGAACCAGGTGATGGACGACCTGTACGCTCTCGGCGCGCGGGCGATCCTGGTCACCGCGATCCACGCCGCGAGGCTCTGA
- the hisF gene encoding imidazole glycerol phosphate synthase subunit HisF, with amino-acid sequence MTLAARVIPCLDVAAGRVVKGVNFKDLRDMGDPVELAVHYAAQGADEITFLDVTATVDARATTYEVVQRTAEQVFVPLTVGGGVRSAEDVARLLSVGADKVGVNSAAIARPELIGEIADRFGAQVLVLSLDVKRAGTTPSGFVVTTHGGRAETTLDALEWAREAIERGAGELLVNSIDADGTKDGFDLELVGLMRDVSSVPVIASGGAGAVSDFAPAIEAGADAVLAASVFHSGLLTVGDVKDALRAEGVVVR; translated from the coding sequence ATGACGCTGGCCGCTCGCGTCATCCCCTGCCTCGATGTGGCCGCCGGCCGCGTCGTCAAGGGCGTCAACTTCAAGGACCTGCGCGACATGGGCGATCCTGTCGAGCTCGCGGTGCACTACGCCGCGCAGGGCGCGGATGAGATCACCTTCCTCGACGTGACCGCCACGGTCGACGCACGGGCGACGACCTACGAGGTCGTGCAGCGCACGGCCGAGCAGGTGTTCGTGCCGCTCACCGTCGGCGGGGGAGTGCGCAGCGCCGAGGACGTGGCGCGTCTGCTCTCCGTGGGGGCGGACAAGGTGGGCGTGAACTCGGCCGCCATCGCCCGACCGGAGCTCATCGGCGAGATCGCGGATCGCTTCGGGGCCCAGGTGCTGGTGCTGTCGCTGGACGTGAAGCGCGCCGGCACCACGCCGTCGGGCTTCGTCGTCACGACGCACGGCGGTCGTGCCGAGACGACCCTGGATGCCCTCGAATGGGCGCGTGAGGCCATCGAGCGCGGCGCGGGCGAGCTCCTGGTCAACTCGATCGATGCGGACGGCACGAAGGACGGCTTCGATCTGGAGCTCGTCGGCCTCATGCGCGACGTGTCATCCGTGCCCGTGATCGCCTCCGGCGGTGCCGGCGCCGTGAGCGACTTCGCCCCCGCGATCGAAGCGGGAGCGGATGCCGTGCTCGCCGCCAGCGTCTTCCACAGCGGACTGCTGACGGTCGGCGACGTCAAGGACGCCCTCCGGGCGGAGGGCGTGGTGGTGAGGTGA
- the hisI gene encoding phosphoribosyl-AMP cyclohydrolase yields MKNEIVKNEIVENEIARVVWNDAGLAPVIVQQHDTLEVLMLAWMNDEALRRTLTGGRAVYWSRSRQEYWRKGDTSGNTQRVHGVAVDCDGDAILLTVHQDGPACHTGTRTCFDGRELTVTGSE; encoded by the coding sequence GTGAAGAACGAGATCGTGAAGAACGAGATCGTGGAGAACGAGATCGCCCGCGTGGTCTGGAACGACGCCGGACTCGCGCCGGTCATCGTGCAGCAGCACGACACCCTCGAGGTGCTGATGCTCGCGTGGATGAACGACGAGGCGCTGCGGCGCACCCTCACCGGCGGACGAGCCGTGTACTGGTCGCGCTCCCGCCAGGAGTACTGGCGCAAGGGCGACACCTCCGGCAACACGCAGCGCGTGCACGGCGTGGCCGTGGACTGCGACGGGGATGCCATCCTGCTCACCGTCCATCAGGATGGGCCCGCCTGCCACACGGGAACCCGCACCTGCTTCGACGGGCGTGAGCTCACCGTGACGGGCAGCGAGTGA